GCGTTCACCAAGCGCACCGGCATCAAGGTCACCTACACCGAGGACATCAACGACAACAGCGAGTTCTTCGGCAAGATCCAGCCGCAGCTCGCCGCGGGCCAGGAGACCGGCCGCGACATCATCGTCCTCACCGACTGGCTGGCGGCCCGCCTGATCCGTCTCGGCTGGGTCCAGAAACTGGACCCGGCCAACCTGCCGCACGCCTTCGCCAACCTGTCGCCCCAGTTCCGCAACCCGGACTGGGACCCGGGCCGCGCCTACTCGTACCCCTGGCAGGGCATCTCGACCGTCATCGCCTACAACAAGAAGGCGTTGGACGGCATCGAGGTGAAGACGGTCGCCGACCTGCTCGACAACCCGAAGCTCAAGGGCCGGGTCGGCTTCCTCACCGAGATGCGCGACACCGTCGGCATGGTGCTGCTCGACCTGGGCAAGGACCCGGCCCGCTTCTCGGACGACGACTACGACGCGGCGGTCGCCCGGCTCCAGAAGGGCGTCGACCGCGGTCAGATCCGCCGCTTCACCGGCAACGACTACACCTCGGACCTCAGCAAGGGCGACTTCGCGGCCTGCCTGGCCTGGGCCGGGGACGTCGTCCAGCTCAAGGCGGACAACCCGGACATCGACTTCGTGATCCCGGACAGCGGCTACGTCACGTCGAGCGACAACATGCTGGTCCCCAACAAGGCGCGGCACAAGACGAACGCCGAGCGGCTCATCGACTACTACTACGAGCCCCGCCCGGCCGCGGAACTCGCCGCCTACATCAACTTCGTCTGCCCCGTCGACGGCGTGAAGGACGAGCTGGCGAAGATCGACGAGGACGCGGCGAACAACCCGCTGATCATTCCCGACAAGGCCATGCAGGCCAAGTCGCACTCCTTCCGCTCCCTGAGTTCGAAGGAAGAGACGGCATACGAAGAGAAGTTCGCGAAGCTCACTGGGGCGTGACGACGATGACGAATACGACGAAGGCTCAGCCGGGCGGCGGCGACGTCCGCCTCTCCGGCATCAGCAAGACCTACGGCTCCTTCACCGCCGTGCACCCGCTCGACCTGACCGTCCCGCAGGGCTCCTTCTTCGCCCTGCTCGGCGCCTCCGGCTGCGGCAAGACCACCACCCTGCGCATGATCGCCGGGCTGGAGGAGCCCAGCGGCGGCACCGTGCACCTCGGCGACCAGGACGTGACCGCCCTCCCGCCGTACAAGCGGCCGGTCAACACGGTCTTCCAGTCCTACGCCCTCTTCCCGCACCTCGACATCTTCGAGAACGTCGCCTTCGGCCTGCGCCGGCGCGGCATCAAGTCGGTGAAGAAGCAGGTCGAGGAGATGCTGGACCTGGTCCAGCTCGGCGAGCAGGCGCGCAAGAAGCCGCACCAGCTCTCCGGCGGCCAGCAGCAGCGCGTCGCGGTCGCCCGCGCGCTGATCAACCACCCCAAGGTGCTGCTCCTCGACGAACCGCTCGGCGCCCTCGACCTCAAGCTGCGCCGCCAGATGCAGCTGGAGCTGAAGCGCATCCAGACCGAGGTCGGCATCACCTTCGTGCACGTCACGCACGACCAGGAGGAGGCCATGACCATGGCCGACCAGGTCGCCGTGATGAACGGGGGCCGCGTTGAGCAACTGGGCGCCCCCGCCGACCTGTACGAGAACCCGCAGACCACCTTCGTCGCCAACTTCCTGGGCACCTCCAACCTGATCCAGGCCGAGGCCGACACCCGCAGCGGCGACGACATCGTGGTGCGCGCGGCCGGCGACAAGCTGCTCCTGCCCGGCTCCCGCTGTGCCGTGCCCGCGCAGGTGGGCGGCAAGGTGCTGGTCGGCGTACGCCCGGAGAAGGTCGGCCTCACCCACGCGGACGAGGCCGGCTCCATACCCGAGGGCCGCAACCGCATCACCGGCAAGATCAGCAACAGCAGTTTCATCGGCGTCTCCACCCAGTACGTCGTGGACTGCGCGGCCTGCCCCGACTTCGAGGTGTACGCCCAGAACATCGACCGCGACGCCCGCCTCGTGCCCGGCGCCGACGTCGTCCTGCACTGGAACCCGGCGCACACCTTCGGGCTGGACGCCGATCAGGCCATCGACGCCGGCGTCGCCGAGGGCGAGGCCGCCTGATGTCCACCCTCACCGAGGCGCCACCGCCGCTCACCCCGCCCGCGCCCGAGCCGGAGAAGCCCCCGCGCAAGAGGGGCCGCTGGACGCCGTACTGGCTGCTGCTGCCCGGCATCCTGTGGCTGGTCGTCTTCTTCGCGGCGCCGATGATCTACCAGGCCTCCACGTCCGTGCAGACGGGCTCGCTGGAGGAGGGCTACAAGGTCACCTGGCACTTCGTGACCTACTGGGACGCGCTGTCCGAGTACTGGCCGCAGTTCCTGCGCTCGGTCGCCTACGCCGCCTCCGCCACCGTGCTGTGCCTGCTGCTCGGCTACCCGCTCGCGTACCTGATCGCCTTCCGCGCGGGCCGCTGGCGGAACCTGATCATGATCCTGGTGATCGCGCCCTTCTTCACCAGCTTCCTGATCCGCACCCTGGCCTGGAAGACGATCCTCGCGGACGGCGGACCGGTCGTCGGCGCCCTGAACACGCTGCACGTCCTGGACGTCACCGGCTGGCTCGGCTGGACGTCGGGCGACCGCGTGCTGGCCACGCCGCTCGCGGTGGTCTGCGGTCTGACGTACAACTTCCTCCCCTTCATGATCCTGCCGCTGTACACGTCCCTGGAGCGCATCGACGGGCGGCTGCACGAGGCGGCGCGCGACCTGTACGCGAAGCCCTCCACGGTCTTCCGCAAGGTCACCTTCCCGCTGTCGATGCCCGGCGTCGTCTCCGGCACCCTGCTGACCTTCATCCCGGCGACCGGCGACTACGTCAACGCCTCCCTCCTGGGCTCGGCCGACACCGGAATGATCGGCAACGTCATCCAGTCGCAGTTCCTCAGGGTGCTGGACTATCCGACGGCGGCGGCACTCTCCTTCATCCTGATGGCCGCGATTCTCGCCATGGTCACCCTCTATATTCGGAAGTCCGGGACGGAGGATCTGGTTTAAATGGCCTTCGTCAACTGGTTCAAGCGCAATCTGGTCGTCATCGCCGGACTGCTGACGCTCGCATATCTCCTGCTGCCCAACGTCATTGTCACGGTGTTCTCGTTCAACAAACCGAACGGGCGCTTCAACTACGAATGGCAGCAGTTCTCCACGGACGCCTGGAAGGACCCGTGCGGTGTCGCCGGGCTGTGCGGTTCCCTGTCGCTCAGTCTCCAGATCGCCCTCTGGGCGACGCTCGGCGCCACGGCCCTGGGCACCGCGATCGCCTTCGCGCTGGTCCGCTACCGCTTCCGCGCGCGGGGTGCGATCAACTCGCTGATCTTCCTGCCGATGGCGATGCCCGAGGTCGTGATGGCCGCCTCGCTGCTCACCCTGTTCCTCAACATGGGCGCCCAGCTGGGCTTCTGGACGATCCTGATCGCCCACATCATGTTCTGCCTCAGCTTCGTGGTGACGGCCGTCAAAGCGCGCGTGATGTCGATGGACCCGAAGCTGGAGCAGGCGGCGCAGGACCTGTACGCCGGTCCCTTCCAGACCTTCGTCCGGGTCACGCTGCCCATCGCGGCCCCCGGCATCGCGGCCGGCGCGCTGCTCGCCTTCGCGCTCTCCTTCGACGATTTCATCATCACGAATTTCAACGCGGGCTCCACCGTCACCTTCCCCATGTTCGTCTGGGGCTCGGCGCAGCGCGGAACGCCCGTTCAGATCAATGTCGTCGGTACGGCCATGTTCGTCATCGCCGTACTGTTCGTCCTGGCCTCCATGGCCGTCGGCAACCGCCGAAATCGCCGCAAGGCGTAGCGCACTGAGTCATGCATTCGTAGGGAGTTGAAATCATGGCCCCGAGCGCCATGAGCCGCAGCAACGACTGGACGAAATCCCTTTCCGACGCCCAGCCGGTCCCGTACTGGCTGGACGACCCCGGCCGTCCCCGTCCGCAGCCCGCCCTCACCGGCGCCGAGACCTGCGACCTGCTGGTCGTCGGCGGCGGCTACAGCGGGCTGTGGACCGCGCTGATCGCCAAGGAGCGCGACCCGGGCCGGGACGTGGTGCTGCTGGAGGGCCGCGAGGTGGGCTGGGCCGCCTCCGGCCGCAACGGCGGGTTCTGCGCCGCCTCCCTCACCCACGGCCTGTCCAACGGCCTGAGCCGCTGGCCGGGCGAGATCCAACGGCTGGAGGAGCTGGGCGCGCGCAACCTCGACGCGATCGAGACGGCGGTCGCCCGCCACTCCCTGGACTGCGAGTTCGAGCGCACCGGCGAGATCGACGTGGCGACCGAGCCGTACCAGGCCGCCGAGCTGAAGGACTGGTACGAGGGGATCCGCGCGAAGGGGCTCGCGGACGGCGTCGAGTACCTGGACGGCGACGCGGTGCGGGAACAGGTCGACTCCCCGACCTTCCGGGCGGGCCTGTGGGACCGCAGGGGCGTGGCCATGCTCAACCCCGCCAAGCTCGCCTGGAACCTCAAGCGGGCCTGCCTCGACCTCGGGGTGCGCGTCTACGAGAACACCCCGGCGCTCACCCTGAGGCCGTACGGCGCCGGCATGGCCGCCCGCACCCCGTACGGCGGGGTCCGCGCCCGCACGGTCGCGCTCGGCACCAACATCTTCCCGAACCTGGTCAAGCGGGTGCGCCCGTACACCGTCCCGGTCTACGACTACGCCCTGATGACCGAGCCGCTCACCGACGGGCAGCTGGCCTCGATCGGCTGGCGGAACCGGCAGGGGCTCGGGGACAGCGCCAACCAGTTCCACTACTTCCGGCTCTCCGCCGACAACCGGATCCTGTGGGGCGGCTACGACGCGATCTACCCGTACGGCGGCCGGGTGCGCGCCGAGTACGACGACCGCCCGGAGACCTACGCCAAGCTCGCGGGGCACTTCTTCACCTGCTTCCCGCAGCTGGAGGGCGTCCGCTTCACGCATGCCTGGGGCGGCGCGATCGACACCTGCTCCCGCTTCTCGGCGTTCTTCGGCACCGCCCACCAGGGCAAGGTCGCCTACGCCGCCGGGTACACCGGCCTCGGCGTGGGCGCGACCCGGTTCGGTGCCGAGGTGATGCTCGACCTGCTGTCGGGGGAGCGCACCGAGCGCACCGAACTCGAGATGGTCCGCCGCAAGCCGCTGCCCTTCCCGCCCGAGCCCTTCGCCTGGACGGGCATCGCGCTCACCAAGTGGTCGCTGGCCCGCGCGGACGCCCAGGGCGGCCGGCGCAACCTCTGGCTGCGGACGATGGACAAGCTGGGACTGGGCTTCGACAGTTAGCCGAGTCCGTGTGAGCCGCTTCACCCGAACGAGGTGGGGCGACTCGCGTAATGCCCGTCGGTGGCCTCCCTCTCCCTCGTGACGCACCCCGCGTCCAACGAGCGAGAGGGAGGTCTTCACATGCCTGGTGCGAAGTCGGCGGTCGCGTGGCTGGCATCCGTCGCACCGGATCCCGAGTCCTGCCGGCGGGAGTGGGAGCGCGACCCCCTGGGTGTCGCGCTGCTGCCCGCGGGCCGGGCCTGGGACGTGCTCATCCTGCCGAGCAGGCTCGGCTATCCGACCCTCGACGTGCTCTCCCGCGTCCTGGACCGGCCGGGTCCGGTGCTCGTCGACTTCGGCGACGCGCGGACGGGCTTCTTCGTGCCGGCCGGCACGGCGACCCGCTGGGTGGGCACCGGGGTCCGGACGGCCGGGCTCGGCACCTGGATCGTGGTGCCGCACCCGGGAGGAGCGTCCGGCGGGGTCCGCTGGCTGATCCCGCCGGACGGCTCCGGCACCCTCACCGACCCCGCGCTGCTGGAACTGGCGATGCACGAGGCGGCGGCGGCACTCGCGGGGGAGGAGGGAGGGACATGAGCAGCGCGAGGGGTTGACAAGCGAATTGGTCTGGACCAAATTGAGCGCGCTCCACCCTCCCCATCTCCCCCATGTCCGGAGGCACTTGTGGAACGCTCCAGACCGCTCGCCCGTCGCCCCCTCGTCACCCTGCTCACCGCCGCGGCACTCGCCGCGTCCGGACTGACCGCGCTCACGTCGGCCGCCCGTGCGGCCGACGCGGACCTCGCGCGCAACGGCGGCTTCGAGTCCGCCCTGGACGGCTGGACCTGCACGGCGGGCGCGGTCGTCGGCGCGCCCGTGCGCAGCGGCACGGCGGCCCTCAAGGCCACCCCGGCCGGCGCCGACAACGCCCGCTGCGCGCAGACGGTGACCGTGAAACCCGACTCCCAGTACACGCTCTCCGGATACGTCCGCGGCACCTACGTC
The Streptomyces sp. NBC_01723 genome window above contains:
- a CDS encoding polyamine ABC transporter substrate-binding protein, with translation MEHYEPDRLSPAQVAAMRRSLRSGRAALTRRSLLRASAGGALAVGGLGMLSGCGIPAAGKTEGGVSAEDRSEKEKRIAFSNWTEYMDVDEAGRRHPTLEAFTKRTGIKVTYTEDINDNSEFFGKIQPQLAAGQETGRDIIVLTDWLAARLIRLGWVQKLDPANLPHAFANLSPQFRNPDWDPGRAYSYPWQGISTVIAYNKKALDGIEVKTVADLLDNPKLKGRVGFLTEMRDTVGMVLLDLGKDPARFSDDDYDAAVARLQKGVDRGQIRRFTGNDYTSDLSKGDFAACLAWAGDVVQLKADNPDIDFVIPDSGYVTSSDNMLVPNKARHKTNAERLIDYYYEPRPAAELAAYINFVCPVDGVKDELAKIDEDAANNPLIIPDKAMQAKSHSFRSLSSKEETAYEEKFAKLTGA
- a CDS encoding ABC transporter ATP-binding protein, translated to MTNTTKAQPGGGDVRLSGISKTYGSFTAVHPLDLTVPQGSFFALLGASGCGKTTTLRMIAGLEEPSGGTVHLGDQDVTALPPYKRPVNTVFQSYALFPHLDIFENVAFGLRRRGIKSVKKQVEEMLDLVQLGEQARKKPHQLSGGQQQRVAVARALINHPKVLLLDEPLGALDLKLRRQMQLELKRIQTEVGITFVHVTHDQEEAMTMADQVAVMNGGRVEQLGAPADLYENPQTTFVANFLGTSNLIQAEADTRSGDDIVVRAAGDKLLLPGSRCAVPAQVGGKVLVGVRPEKVGLTHADEAGSIPEGRNRITGKISNSSFIGVSTQYVVDCAACPDFEVYAQNIDRDARLVPGADVVLHWNPAHTFGLDADQAIDAGVAEGEAA
- a CDS encoding ABC transporter permease, with protein sequence MSTLTEAPPPLTPPAPEPEKPPRKRGRWTPYWLLLPGILWLVVFFAAPMIYQASTSVQTGSLEEGYKVTWHFVTYWDALSEYWPQFLRSVAYAASATVLCLLLGYPLAYLIAFRAGRWRNLIMILVIAPFFTSFLIRTLAWKTILADGGPVVGALNTLHVLDVTGWLGWTSGDRVLATPLAVVCGLTYNFLPFMILPLYTSLERIDGRLHEAARDLYAKPSTVFRKVTFPLSMPGVVSGTLLTFIPATGDYVNASLLGSADTGMIGNVIQSQFLRVLDYPTAAALSFILMAAILAMVTLYIRKSGTEDLV
- a CDS encoding ABC transporter permease; its protein translation is MAFVNWFKRNLVVIAGLLTLAYLLLPNVIVTVFSFNKPNGRFNYEWQQFSTDAWKDPCGVAGLCGSLSLSLQIALWATLGATALGTAIAFALVRYRFRARGAINSLIFLPMAMPEVVMAASLLTLFLNMGAQLGFWTILIAHIMFCLSFVVTAVKARVMSMDPKLEQAAQDLYAGPFQTFVRVTLPIAAPGIAAGALLAFALSFDDFIITNFNAGSTVTFPMFVWGSAQRGTPVQINVVGTAMFVIAVLFVLASMAVGNRRNRRKA
- a CDS encoding NAD(P)/FAD-dependent oxidoreductase → MAPSAMSRSNDWTKSLSDAQPVPYWLDDPGRPRPQPALTGAETCDLLVVGGGYSGLWTALIAKERDPGRDVVLLEGREVGWAASGRNGGFCAASLTHGLSNGLSRWPGEIQRLEELGARNLDAIETAVARHSLDCEFERTGEIDVATEPYQAAELKDWYEGIRAKGLADGVEYLDGDAVREQVDSPTFRAGLWDRRGVAMLNPAKLAWNLKRACLDLGVRVYENTPALTLRPYGAGMAARTPYGGVRARTVALGTNIFPNLVKRVRPYTVPVYDYALMTEPLTDGQLASIGWRNRQGLGDSANQFHYFRLSADNRILWGGYDAIYPYGGRVRAEYDDRPETYAKLAGHFFTCFPQLEGVRFTHAWGGAIDTCSRFSAFFGTAHQGKVAYAAGYTGLGVGATRFGAEVMLDLLSGERTERTELEMVRRKPLPFPPEPFAWTGIALTKWSLARADAQGGRRNLWLRTMDKLGLGFDS